Sequence from the bacterium genome:
GTGCTGATGCCGAAGTCGTCCGGTTTGTCGTAGCCGAGTTTGTGCCGGCGGCGCATCAGTTCGCGGACTTCGTCGATAGCCTTTTCGAGCGCCACGCCTTTCTTCGGCATGGCCGCCACCGAGACGCTGTATTGGATCTCTCCAAATCCGCGGCCGGGCGCGAAGTCTTTCTCGAATGTCGTTATCGGCACGATGATGACATTGTCCTGGCTCTGGCCGAGGAAGCTGCCCTTGCGGGCGAGCACGCCGATGATGATGTAGCTCTTCCCATCCATTACCAGCCGCTTGCCGAGCGGGGTCTCATAGGGGAAGAGGTTGTCGACGATGTAGCCGCCGACCACGCAGACCTGGTGGCGACGCAGGCTGTCGTCGGAGTTGATGAACCGGCCCGTCTCGACTGAGTAGTTGCTGACGACTGAAAGCGCCGGGGTGGAGCCGCTCACCTCGACGTTGGTTACCTTGTTGCCGCGCCAGGTTATCTTGCTTATCGTGCGGCCGCGCGAGGGCGCGACCTTGTCGATGGTCGGCAACTCGGCGATGGCAGACGCGTCGTCCATCGTCAGGTTCGGACGTCGGTTTATCTCGTCCCAGTCGAGGCGGCCCATGCCGAAGGCAAACTTCTGGATGAAGAGGGTATTGGAGCCGAGCGACGATATCTGCTTCTCGACTTCGTAGTTCATGCCCTGGATGAGGGAGACGATAGCAATGACCGTCATCACGCCGATGATGATGCCGAGCGCGGTCAGGAACGAGCGCATGCGGTGGGTGCGGAAGGTCTCGAGCGAGAGGCGGACCAGTTCAATCAGGCGCATGGTGAGAGGAAAGGACAAAGTAACAAGGACAAAGGACAAAGCAAGCGGAAAGGACAAAGTCCGAACCCACGCAGTGCCCGCCTTTTCTACTTTGGACTTGCTTTGTCCTTTGTACTTTGTCCTTAGTACTTGCTCTGGTCATGAAACGATTTTCCCATCGGCCAAGTGGATAATGCGGCGGGCGTGGTTCGCAACGACTTGGTCGTGAGTGACCAGGATGATTGTGTTTCCCTGCTCGGCGAGGGACCCAAAAAGGCGCATTATCTCGACGCCGGTCTTGGAGTCGAGGTTGCCGGTCGGCTCGTCCGCGAGCACGACCGAAGGCCGGTTGGCGAAGGCGCGGGCGATGGCTACGCGCTGCATCTCGCCGCCGGAGAGCTCGTTAGGGTTGTGCGTTCTGCGTTCCTTGAGGCCGACCATGTCCAGCAACTCGGCCGCACGCACCTGTCGCTCGTGGACCGGGATGCCGGCATAGAGCATCGGGAGCTGGACGTTGGCCTGGGCCGAGAGGCGCGGCAGCAGGTTGAACGACTGGAACACGAAGCCGATTTCCCGGTTGCGGAGATGGGCCAGCTCGATGTCATCGAGGGTCGAGATGTCGCGGTCGTTGAACCAGTAGCGGCCCGATGTCGGCGTGTCGAGGCAGCCGAGCAGGTGCATGAGCGTGGACTTGCCCGAGCCGGACGGACCCATGAGGGCGACGTACTCGCCCTTCTCGATTTCAAGCGTGACACCGTCCAGGGCCGGGACTTCGACCGTGCCGGCGAGGTAGGTCTTTCTAATGTCGTCGGTGCGAATCAGCATGAGGGGACAGGACGAATTCTTGAGGACAAAGGACAAAGCAACGAGAAAAGGACAAAGTCATAACCCGCGCAGCGTGCGCATTTCCCACTTAGGATTTGCTTTGTCCTTTCCACTTTGTCCTTTGTACTTTTCTCAGTCGGGCATGCTGTCTTTGGCCGGCTTGGCCGTGACCCGGTCGCCGTCGGTCAGCTTGGTGAGAGTCTTGTATGGGCCAGTGATGATTTCGTCGCCCAGCTTCAGGCCGTCCGTGACTTCGAGCTGGGTCTCGCTCGTCTTGCCGGTGCGGATGGGCGTCAGCACGGCCTTGCCGCCTTTGACCAGGAACACCGTCTCGGTTTCCTTGCCTTTGACGTCGCGGCGGCCGGAAGCCTGCACCGGGATGACGAGCACGCTGTCGAGCTTGGCGGTCGTTATCTCGGCGCGGCAGTTCATGCCCGGGCGCAGCGACGGGGCAGTGCTGTCGAGCGTCACCTCGACCTCGAACGTCGTGGTCTGCTGAGTGGCGCTGAGTACGTTCTGGGTCGGCATGTAGGCGATGTTGGTGACATGTCCGGCAAACGAGGTGTCGGGCAGGGCATCGATGAAGACCTGGGCCGGCTGGCCGAGCGCGACCGAGACGACGTCGGCTTCGTCGACGTCGATGAGCGCCTGCATCCGCGACAAGTCGGCGAGGACCATCAGCACTGTACCGGTGTAGTTCATCGTGCCGATCATCACCGCCTCGCCTTCTTCGATGTTCCGTTGGGCGACGGTGCCGGATATCGGTGCACGAATGACCGTCTTGTCGTACTCATCAGCCGCCTGGTCGTACTGTGCCTTGGCCATCTCATAGGCGGCGCGGGACGCCTCATATTCCTCGGCCGAGACCAGTTTTGCCGTGTTCAGACTTTCGACCCGGGCATAGCTCAGCCGGGCCTGCTCCAGGCGGGCCTGGGAGAGCAGCATGTTCGCTTCGTAGCTCTTGCGGTCGAGCACGAGCAGGGTGTCGCCGGCGTTTACCCATTGGCCCTCTTTCACCGGCAGCTTGTCGACCGTGCCCATCACCTGGGCCTGCAGGCTCACCTGGTCCTTGGCGCGCAGCGCTCCGGTCGCCGACACTTTGGAGAGGATGGAACCGTGCTTCACTTTCTGGGTTTCGACCTCGGTGCCGCCGCTGGTCTTGCTCTTCAGGTTGGCCATGACGATGAGGCCGAGTACGACCACGACGGCGGCTACGATGACAATTGTGCGCGTGCGCCTCTTCATGTGGTTTCCCTTCTATTTGGTCTCGGGCCGCGTGCGGCCAAGCAGGTAGCTGATCTGCGCCGCCCGGACGTAGGTGTTGGTCAGCGCCGTGATGTAGGTCGCGTTGGCCTGTTCGAGCGCGGTCTCGACGCTGAAGAAGTCGATGAGCGAGATGGCACCGAGCCGTTGCTGTTCGGTCGCCAGGCGGTACAGTTCCCGGTTCAGGTCGAGGTTGGCCTTGGCGTACTCGTAGGTCTGCTGGGCTTCCTGGTAGCCGAGAATCGCGGTTGTAGCCGACGCGCGGAGTTGGTAGCGGGCGGATACGTCCGCCGCTCTCGCCTGGCGGGAGCCGGCAATCGCGCTGGTGATATTCAGCGCGTAGGTCTTGACGTCGAGCAGCGGGAAGTTGAGCCCGATGCCGGTGGTCACCACGTCGTTGTTGTCCCAGTCCTTGATGCTCTTCGGCATGCTCGGGTTCGGAGTAACCGAGCTGCCGTACTGCGAACGCCAGAAGACCGAGACCGAGGGGAGTATCCCGCCGATCGTGCCGATTTCGCTGATGGTGGCGGCGGTGCTGGCGTTCCTTGCCTGCTTGACCGACGGGTTCTCTTTCTCGATCTGAGTCAGCAGTTTGTCCGGGTCATCGACCACGAGCGCGGCGGGTGCGGCCAGCGACTCGGTCGGC
This genomic interval carries:
- a CDS encoding ABC transporter permease; translated protein: MRLIELVRLSLETFRTHRMRSFLTALGIIIGVMTVIAIVSLIQGMNYEVEKQISSLGSNTLFIQKFAFGMGRLDWDEINRRPNLTMDDASAIAELPTIDKVAPSRGRTISKITWRGNKVTNVEVSGSTPALSVVSNYSVETGRFINSDDSLRRHQVCVVGGYIVDNLFPYETPLGKRLVMDGKSYIIIGVLARKGSFLGQSQDNVIIVPITTFEKDFAPGRGFGEIQYSVSVAAMPKKGVALEKAIDEVRELMRRRHKLGYDKPDDFGISTQDTIRDIYRNITRVAYLVMIAVAAISLLVGGIGIMNIMLVAVAERTREIGLRKALGATNQDVLWQFLLEAVMLSIVGGAIGVALGIGIAKVVQVTAHLHAAAPLWVILVGVGFSAGVGIFFGIYPASRAARLNPIQALRYE
- a CDS encoding ABC transporter ATP-binding protein, with the translated sequence MLIRTDDIRKTYLAGTVEVPALDGVTLEIEKGEYVALMGPSGSGKSTLMHLLGCLDTPTSGRYWFNDRDISTLDDIELAHLRNREIGFVFQSFNLLPRLSAQANVQLPMLYAGIPVHERQVRAAELLDMVGLKERRTHNPNELSGGEMQRVAIARAFANRPSVVLADEPTGNLDSKTGVEIMRLFGSLAEQGNTIILVTHDQVVANHARRIIHLADGKIVS
- a CDS encoding efflux RND transporter periplasmic adaptor subunit; the encoded protein is MKRRTRTIVIVAAVVVVLGLIVMANLKSKTSGGTEVETQKVKHGSILSKVSATGALRAKDQVSLQAQVMGTVDKLPVKEGQWVNAGDTLLVLDRKSYEANMLLSQARLEQARLSYARVESLNTAKLVSAEEYEASRAAYEMAKAQYDQAADEYDKTVIRAPISGTVAQRNIEEGEAVMIGTMNYTGTVLMVLADLSRMQALIDVDEADVVSVALGQPAQVFIDALPDTSFAGHVTNIAYMPTQNVLSATQQTTTFEVEVTLDSTAPSLRPGMNCRAEITTAKLDSVLVIPVQASGRRDVKGKETETVFLVKGGKAVLTPIRTGKTSETQLEVTDGLKLGDEIITGPYKTLTKLTDGDRVTAKPAKDSMPD
- a CDS encoding TolC family protein, translating into MLLLLFSLISASPDTLRLSLGQALDMATKHSPARTEASASRLTEGVRIGQGINALLPYPSGSLDYGNSITKSPLGPDTTKGWTGSLTVSQVVFDPQVFAGAANSFVNAGYYSYDAQDKEARLIYDVTSGYLNLLGSRLLRDAASSALDRASDNLRLNQEKLRLGAASRIDVMRSEVAQSQAKINLISANSGLATANAAFLATAGISENVVIQPTESLAAPAALVVDDPDKLLTQIEKENPSVKQARNASTAATISEIGTIGGILPSVSVFWRSQYGSSVTPNPSMPKSIKDWDNNDVVTTGIGLNFPLLDVKTYALNITSAIAGSRQARAADVSARYQLRASATTAILGYQEAQQTYEYAKANLDLNRELYRLATEQQRLGAISLIDFFSVETALEQANATYITALTNTYVRAAQISYLLGRTRPETK